One window of the Mycobacteriales bacterium genome contains the following:
- a CDS encoding GuaB3 family IMP dehydrogenase-related protein, with translation MRDNVEIGIGRSARRGYSLDDIAIVPSRRTRDVDVVSLSWQIDAYRFDLPMVAVPSDATMSPATVASVNQSGGLGVLDAEGLWTRYDDPSAVYAELADLDSGDATATLQRVYAEPVRDDLITQRIKELRDSGVVTAVRVSPQHTLRYAPTILAAGVDLLVIQGTIVSAEHVSASAAEPPLNLKTFIADLDVPVIVGGCTNYQTALHLMRTGAAGVIVGTGADEWSTTGAVLGIDVPMATAIVDAAAARRDYLDETGGRYVHVIAAGEIETSGDIAKALACGADAVMLGEPLSVAAEAPGKGAWWQPAASHPKLPRGRFAEVAGGWPLAPLAEVIRGASASPDGYLNLFGAVRRSIAKAGYSDLKEFQRVELVVRA, from the coding sequence ATCCGCGACAACGTCGAGATCGGCATCGGCCGGTCCGCCCGCCGCGGGTACTCGCTGGACGACATCGCGATCGTCCCGTCGCGGCGTACCCGCGACGTGGACGTGGTCTCGCTGAGCTGGCAGATCGACGCCTACCGGTTCGACCTGCCCATGGTCGCCGTACCTTCCGACGCCACGATGTCGCCGGCGACGGTGGCGTCGGTCAACCAGTCGGGTGGGCTCGGCGTCCTCGACGCCGAAGGGCTGTGGACCAGGTACGACGACCCGTCGGCGGTCTACGCCGAGCTCGCCGACCTCGACAGCGGCGATGCCACCGCGACGCTGCAACGCGTCTACGCCGAGCCGGTGCGCGACGACCTCATCACGCAGCGGATCAAGGAGCTTCGCGACAGCGGCGTCGTCACCGCGGTGCGGGTCTCGCCGCAGCACACGTTGCGCTACGCGCCGACGATCCTCGCGGCCGGCGTGGACCTGCTCGTCATCCAGGGCACGATCGTCTCCGCCGAGCACGTGTCGGCGTCCGCCGCGGAGCCGCCGCTGAACCTCAAGACGTTCATCGCCGACCTCGACGTCCCGGTCATCGTCGGCGGCTGCACCAACTACCAGACCGCGCTGCACCTGATGCGTACCGGCGCCGCCGGCGTCATCGTGGGCACCGGCGCCGACGAGTGGTCGACGACCGGGGCGGTCCTCGGCATCGACGTTCCGATGGCCACCGCGATCGTCGACGCCGCCGCGGCGCGCCGTGACTACCTCGACGAGACCGGCGGTCGCTACGTCCATGTGATCGCGGCCGGCGAGATCGAGACCAGCGGCGACATCGCGAAGGCGCTGGCCTGCGGCGCCGACGCCGTGATGCTCGGCGAGCCGCTGTCGGTGGCCGCGGAGGCGCCCGGCAAGGGGGCGTGGTGGCAGCCCGCGGCCTCGCACCCGAAGCTGCCGCGGGGACGCTTCGCGGAAGTCGCGGGTGGCTGGCCGCTGGCGCCGCTCGCCGAAGTGATCCGTGGCGCGTCGGCTTCGCCCGACGGCTACCTCAACCTGTTCGGCGCCGTGCGCCGGTCCATCGCGAAAGCCGGCTACAGCGACTTGAAGGAGTTCCAGCGGGTGGAGCTGGTCGTCCGCGCCTAG
- a CDS encoding DsbA family oxidoreductase: protein MRIDIWSDVICPWCYLGRQHLHKALEGFEGEVEVVHHSFELDPTSPRDESPLTIKRLATKYGMSEGQAVAAQQQMTARAAEAGLTFNLDGQRSGNTRNAHRLIHLARQRGVQDAMVERLYRAHFSEQRSIFDADSLAALAAEVDGMDPDEAVATLRTGAFEEQVVADERQAHELGVTGVPFFVIDRRYGLSGAQPPEVLAQVLERASADAG, encoded by the coding sequence GTGCGCATCGACATCTGGTCCGACGTCATCTGCCCGTGGTGCTACCTGGGACGCCAGCATCTGCACAAGGCGCTGGAGGGCTTCGAGGGCGAGGTGGAGGTCGTCCATCACTCCTTCGAGCTGGATCCGACCTCGCCTCGCGACGAGTCGCCGTTGACGATCAAGCGGCTCGCCACCAAGTACGGGATGTCGGAGGGGCAGGCCGTTGCCGCCCAGCAGCAGATGACCGCACGCGCCGCTGAAGCGGGCCTGACGTTCAACCTCGACGGGCAGCGGTCGGGCAACACGCGGAACGCGCACCGGCTGATCCACCTCGCCCGCCAGCGCGGCGTCCAGGACGCGATGGTCGAACGGCTCTATCGCGCCCACTTCAGCGAGCAGCGGTCGATCTTCGACGCCGACTCGCTCGCCGCGCTCGCTGCCGAGGTCGACGGGATGGACCCCGACGAGGCCGTGGCGACGCTGCGGACCGGCGCGTTCGAGGAGCAGGTGGTCGCCGACGAGCGGCAGGCCCACGAGCTCGGCGTCACCGGCGTGCCGTTCTTCGTGATCGACCGCCGGTACGGGCTGTCCGGTGCCCAGCCGCCGGAGGTGCTGGCGCAGGTCCTGGAGCGAGCGAGCGCCGACGCCGGCTAG